One window of Brevinema andersonii genomic DNA carries:
- a CDS encoding ATP-binding protein, with the protein MRINRLLIRESGPLRNVDIYFKPVTLIIGDNDRGKTTIINWLGHGLFEKPHPLPNGETWSDNIGTDSLVQMQVSRFDNIYDPRRLKNLLFVREGELSPKQHNPEQALKFWDNEVRALIYGQDDISGQLQHNFLKAMGVGRSGKHAWLNAFHDKLLRFKDALEDILPETQELYHKENQINQLNASLGAVDEQENYMRSQEDVYYLMDKLDLGKKYIDLMNQKKELEQHQDDAFSDKSLGELMIQKSARLEKTEDALKALKREINRLKNKEQHFEHEQLSKYGYSLARNLINLMIGVILVVAGLYLAFKSIRHIGMTPMKISALVVFISGLFFVLKTFYFEMMNAWGIEFLADDTRLRKFEKLLGKKQCEYEKLEQKYFEQRDEYRDIMAEVRRSKGKQLFETRENQRTRIVRTLENVRDTVFKVFGFDQPRDVLAEINNIRDYLNNNNVDFDYMDLYRVRRQKNDIVHQKSQQAKDYEKMKNNIFGTLKPILDELKDSGYPDAVKRFYPEVSEWHIREIQDIFDLREKIDPVVDRVAKDRHYAEILVDLCGDLSKKTETLLEKTLQNPFFEYIVQYTFGGKYKTFVAALEDKHIRIFAVDGHGNTFSLETLGAGASMQFWMILKWSLAKELLGREDGIIVLDDPFSYFDALRSKNLIDVLKAFVQEGWQVVCTMQDNKLLYDYFESLFGPYLEATNLNRDYY; encoded by the coding sequence GTGAGAATTAACCGTTTATTGATTCGGGAAAGCGGACCGTTGCGGAATGTCGATATTTATTTCAAGCCGGTGACTCTAATCATCGGCGACAACGACAGAGGCAAAACGACAATCATTAACTGGTTGGGGCATGGCTTGTTCGAAAAACCTCATCCTCTGCCAAATGGAGAAACATGGTCGGATAACATCGGAACGGATAGTTTGGTGCAAATGCAAGTTAGCCGTTTTGATAATATTTATGATCCGAGGCGTTTGAAGAATCTTCTTTTTGTAAGGGAAGGGGAATTGTCCCCAAAACAGCACAATCCTGAGCAAGCTCTTAAGTTTTGGGACAACGAGGTTAGAGCTTTGATTTATGGTCAAGACGACATTTCTGGACAGTTGCAACATAATTTTCTCAAAGCAATGGGCGTAGGTCGTTCTGGTAAGCACGCTTGGTTGAACGCATTTCATGACAAGCTGCTGAGGTTTAAGGATGCGCTCGAAGACATTCTTCCCGAAACTCAGGAACTTTATCACAAGGAAAATCAAATCAATCAACTGAATGCTTCTTTGGGCGCCGTAGATGAACAAGAAAATTATATGCGTTCTCAGGAAGATGTTTATTATTTAATGGACAAGCTGGATCTCGGGAAAAAATATATTGATTTGATGAATCAAAAAAAAGAGTTGGAGCAGCACCAGGATGATGCGTTTTCAGATAAATCTTTAGGTGAGCTTATGATTCAAAAGAGTGCTCGGCTTGAGAAGACTGAAGATGCATTAAAAGCACTTAAACGCGAAATAAATCGACTCAAAAACAAAGAACAACATTTCGAACATGAACAGTTGAGCAAATATGGTTATAGTTTAGCGCGGAACCTTATAAATTTAATGATTGGTGTTATTCTTGTGGTCGCGGGCTTGTATCTGGCGTTCAAGTCTATTCGTCATATAGGAATGACACCTATGAAAATTAGTGCACTTGTTGTTTTTATATCGGGATTGTTTTTTGTTCTTAAAACATTTTATTTTGAGATGATGAATGCTTGGGGTATAGAGTTCTTGGCCGATGACACACGCCTCCGCAAGTTTGAAAAGCTGCTTGGTAAAAAGCAGTGTGAATACGAAAAACTAGAGCAGAAATACTTCGAGCAGCGTGATGAATACCGAGATATTATGGCAGAAGTCCGCCGCAGTAAAGGCAAGCAATTATTTGAGACGCGTGAGAATCAGAGAACAAGAATTGTCCGGACATTGGAAAATGTGCGTGATACGGTGTTTAAGGTATTTGGTTTCGATCAACCGCGTGATGTTCTGGCTGAAATTAACAATATCCGCGATTATCTAAACAACAATAATGTTGATTTTGATTATATGGATCTTTACCGAGTTCGCCGCCAAAAAAATGATATTGTTCATCAAAAATCTCAGCAAGCCAAAGATTATGAAAAAATGAAGAATAATATTTTCGGTACGTTGAAACCGATTCTTGATGAGCTCAAAGATAGCGGATATCCGGATGCTGTCAAACGTTTCTATCCAGAAGTTTCGGAATGGCATATCCGCGAGATCCAAGATATTTTTGATCTACGGGAGAAAATAGATCCTGTTGTTGATCGGGTCGCGAAAGATCGGCATTATGCTGAAATATTGGTTGATTTATGTGGTGATTTGAGTAAAAAAACGGAAACTCTTCTTGAAAAAACCCTACAAAATCCATTTTTTGAATATATTGTTCAATATACATTTGGCGGAAAATATAAAACCTTTGTTGCAGCATTGGAAGATAAGCATATTCGAATTTTTGCTGTGGATGGGCACGGAAATACATTTTCTCTCGAAACCTTAGGTGCAGGTGCAAGTATGCAGTTTTGGATGATTTTGAAGTGGTCTCTAGCAAAAGAACTTCTTGGCAGAGAGGATGGAATTATTGTGTTGGATGATCCATTTTCTTATTTCGACGCGCTACGAAGTAAAAATCTTATCGATGTATTGAAAGCCTTTGTTCAAGAGGGCTGGCAAGTTGTCTGCACCATGCAGGATAATAAACTCCTATATGACTATTTTGAAAGCTTGTTCGGGCCATATTTGGAAGCTACTAACTTAAATCGTGACTATTATTAA